The Panicum hallii strain FIL2 chromosome 9, PHallii_v3.1, whole genome shotgun sequence genome has a window encoding:
- the LOC112875510 gene encoding ABC transporter G family member 11-like: MRKAGAAAEAMGREAAAAVAAELEDSAGKAVAVAAAAPVLSPLSETLWRDRAGAVLLGDVSARLAWRDLAVTVALADGNTQAVLQGLTGHAEPGTITALMGPSGSGKSTLLDALAGRLAANAFLSGTILLNGRKANLSFGAAAYVTQDDNLIGTLTVRETISYSARLRLPDKMPREEKQALVEGTIIEMGLQDCADTVVGNWHLRGISGGEKRRVSIALEILMRPRLLFLDEPTSGLDSASAFFVTQTLRGLARDGRTVIASVHQPSSEVFTLFDCLYLLSGGKTVYFGKASEACEFFSQAGFPCPPMRNPSDHFLRCINSDFDKVKATLKGSMKTRFERSDDPLEKITTSEAMRRLISYYQHSQYYINAQQKVEEMARVKGTVLDSGGSQASFAMQAFTLTKRSFINMSRDFGYYWLRLIIYIIVTLCIGTIYLNVGTGYSSILARGACASFIFGFVTFMSIGGFPSFVEDMKVFQRERLNGHYGVLAFVISNTLSAMPFLILITFISGTLCYFMVRLHPGFMHYLFFVLALYASVTVVESLMMAIASVIPNFLMGIIIGAGIQGIFMLVSGYFRLPHDIPKPFWRYPMSYISFHYWALQGQYQNDLKGLVFNNQDDELPKIPGEYILENVFQIDVNRSKWLDLAVLFSMIVIYRLLFFVMIKISEDVTPWVRGYIARRRVQNRRQRKVELAARSPSLRGYVVDVASLPADLP, translated from the exons atGAGGAAGGCGGGAGCGGCGGCCGAGGCGAtggggagggaggcggcggcggcggtggcggcggagctggaggactcggcggggaaggcggtggcggtggcggcggcggcgcccgtgcTGAGCCCGCTCAGCGAGACGCTCTGGCGGGACAGGGCGGGCGCGGTCCTCCTCGGGGACGTGTCCGCGCGCCTCGCGTGGCGGGACCTCGCCGTCACCGTCGCGCTCGCCGACGGCAACACGCAGGCCGTGCTGCAGGGCCTCACGGGCCACGCCGAGCCGGGCACCATCACCGCGCTCATGGGCCCCTCCGGCTCCGGCAAGTCCACGCTGCTCGACGCGCTCGccggccgcctcgccgccaACGCCTTCCTCTCCGGGACCATCCTCCTCAACGGCCGCAAGGCCAACCTCTCCTTCGGCGCCGCG GCCTATGTGACACAAGATGACAACCTGATCGGCACACTGACGGTGAGGGAGACGATCTCATACTCGGCACGGCTGCGGCTCCCTGACAAGATGCCCAGGGAGGAGAAGCAGGCCCTGGTCGAGGGCACCATCATCGAGATGGGGCTGCAGGACTGCGCTGACACGGTCGTTGGCAACTGGCACCTTAGGGGGATCAGTGGTGGCGAGAAGAGGAGGGTTAGCATCGCCCTTGAGATACTGATGAGGCCCAGGTTGCTCTTCCTGGATGAGCCTACCAGCGGCCTCGATAG TGCTTCAGCGTTCTTCGTGACACAGACGCTGCGCGGGCTGGCCAGGGATGGCCGGACAGTCATCGCCTCAGTGCATCAGCCGAGCAGCGAGGTGTTCACGCTCTTTGACTGTCTGTATCTTCTATCAGGGGGGAAAACAGTCTACTTTGGGAAGGCCTCTGAGGCTTGTGAG TTCTTCTCCCAAGCTGGCTTCCCATGCCCACCGATGCGCAACCCGTCGGATCATTTTCTCAGGTGCATAAATTCGGATTTTGACAAGGTGAAGGCCACTCTGAAAGGATCTATGAAGACGCGA TTTGAAAGATCTGACGATCCGCTCGAGAAAATCACAACTTCAGAGGCAATGAGGAGGCTGATAAGCTACTACCAGCACTCACAGTACTACATCAATGCGCAACAGAAAGTAGAAGAGATGGCACGGGTT AAAGGAACAGTGCTGGACTCAGGTGGGAGCCAAGCTAGCTTTGCGATGCAGGCGTTCACACTCACGAAGCGATCGTTCATCAACATGTCGAGGGACTTCGGATACTATTGGTTGAGGCTTATCATCTACATCATTGTGACACTCTGCATTGGGACTATCTACCTAAATGTCGGCACTGGATACAGCTCCATTCTG GCTCGGGGTGCGTGTGCTTCCTTCATATTTGGATTTGTCACATTCATGTCGATCGGAGGATTTCCATCGTTTGTCGAGGACATGAAG GTCTTTCAAAGGGAGAGGCTCAATGGGCACTATGGTGTGCTGGCGTTTGTCATCAGCAACACACTGTCGGCCATGCCGTTCCTGATCCTGATCACCTTCATTTCGGGCACGCTGTGCTACTTCATGGTGCGCCTGCACCCGGGCTTCATGCACTACCTCTTCTTCGTCCTGGCCCTCTATGCCAGCGTCACTGTCGTCGAGAGCCTGATGATGGCCATTGCCAGCGTGATCCCCAACTTCCTCATGGGCATCATTATCGGTGCAGGGATTCAG GGCATATTCATGCTTGTATCAGGATACTTCAGGCTTCCACATGACATCCCAAAGCCTTTCTGGAGGTACCCCATGTCATACATCAGCTTCCACTACTGGGCATTGCAg GGCCAGTACCAGAACGATCTCAAGGGCCTGGTGTTCAACAACCAGGACGACGAGCTGCCCAAGATCCCGGGGGAGTACATCCTGGAGAACGTGTTCCAGATCGACGTGAACCGGTCCAAGTGGCTGGACCTGGCCGTGCTGTTCAGCATGATCGTCATCTACCGCCTCCTCTTCTTCGTGATGATCAAGATCAGCGAGGACGTGACCCCCTGGGTGCGCGGCTACATCGCGCGGCGGCGGGTGCAGAACCGGCGGCAGCGCAAGGTGGAGCTGGCCGCCCGGTCGCCGTCGCTCCGCGGGTACGTGGTGGACGTGGCCAGCCTGCCGGCCGATCTCCCCTGA
- the LOC112877029 gene encoding E3 ubiquitin-protein ligase Hakai, with the protein MLQIRLSKIGSSDSGAAVSGAAAAGGASAAAGAAAALGGGVPESVTVACPDHLVIADLPVAKSLGAVTTSAAAAARAIGRRSRRPLGERVHICSRCEFPIAIYGRLIPCEHAFCLTCARSDSSCYLCDERIQKIQSVKMMEGIFICAAPMCLKSFLKKADFESHVPEAHANLLQTNIEKEERNESDAPNISRASAGDTQRQSQMPEMSTARAPPRPGVSPTSTSHMQDREERSRYHQSREQTPLRPPMLSKPPSFHGRHSYPPGDAQAENNPPQGFDRPYSWASQSRQESPGAATPLRQESDHSTQDKQQLMANAPFMFPPIPPHQANFMMPMNMNQPMIPNAPFNYPLQQDGNPQYFAAPFQMQLPDTGSDQGSMSGIQPPGGPMSFPEGLQRPWAMGLMGNPFQSMALGQGMADGAGDPQGGGGMAFMQASFGGIPDGSMNPGMSDRGDGRGVLAQMPMPVQMQMSLPPPPPTQPPSGSQQSFNRS; encoded by the exons ATGCTGCAGATCCGCCTGAGCAAGATCGGCTCGTCGgactccggcgccgccgtctCTGGCGCGGCAGCCGCGGGCGGCgcttccgccgccgcgggggcggctgcggcgctgggcggTGGCGTCCCGGAGTCGGTCACCGTGGCGTGCCCCGATCACCTGGTGATTGCGGACCTCCCCGTCGCGAAGAGCCTCGGCGCCGTTACgacctcggccgccgccgccgcgcgcgccatcgggcgccgctcccgccgcccgctcgggGAGCGTGTCCACATCTGCTCCCGCTGCGAGTTCCCCATCGCCATCTACGGCCGCCTC ATTCCTTGCGAACATGCCTTTTGTTTAACCTGTGCAAGAAGTGATTCCAGCTGCTATCT ATGTGATGAGCGTATTCAGAAGATACAGAGTGTGAAAatgatggaagggattttcatctgtgCTGCACCGATGTGTCTCAAATCTTTCCTTAAGAAAGCAGATTTTGAGTCTCATGTGCCTGAAGCCCATGCTAACCTCCTACAAACTAATATAGAGAAGGAAGAACGTAACGAGTCAGATGCTCCTAACATCTCCCGTGCTTCTGCAGGGGATACTCAAAGACAATCTCAAATGCCTGAAATGTCCACTGCACGTGCTCCTCCGAGGCCAGGTGTTTCACCCACTTCAACTTCTCACATGCAAGATCGTGAAGAACGCTCCCGCTACCACCAATCCAGGGAGCAAACCCCACTAAGGCCCCCAATGCTTTCAAAACCGCCATCATTCCATGGCCGCCACTCATATCCACCAGGGGATGCTCAGGCCGAGAACAACCCACCTCAAGGATTCGACCGGCCCTACAGCTGGGCTTCTCAGTCACGCCAGGAGAGCCCTGGTGCGGCAACTCCACTTCGCCAAGAATCTGACCACAGTACTCAGGACAAGCAACAATTGATGGCTAATGCACCCTTTATGTTTCCACCGATTCCTCCTCATCAGGCAAACTTTATGATGCCCATGAATATGAATCAGCCTATGATCCCCAATGCGCCATTCAATTATCCTCTCCAGCAAGATGGAAATCCTCAGTATTTTGCCGCCCCTTTCCAGATGCAACTACCAGATACTGGATCAGACCAAGGTTCCATGTCAGGTATCCAGCCTCCAGGTGGTCCTATGAGCTTCCCTGAGGGGCTTCAGCGCCCATGGGCTATGGGACTGATGGGTAATCCATTTCAGTCAATGGCCCTTGGGCAGGGAATGGCTGATGGTGCAGGTGATCCTCAGGGTGGTGGTGGTATGGCCTTCATGCAGGCCAGTTTTGGGGGCATTCCTGATGGCTCCATGAATCCAGGCATGTCAGATCGAGGTGATGGAAGGGGTGTTCTAGCACAGATGCCTATGCCGGTGCAAATGCAGATGTCACTTCCCCCACCTCCACCTACACAACCACCATCAGGCTCACAACAATCTTTTAACAGGAGTTGA